The Vicia villosa cultivar HV-30 ecotype Madison, WI linkage group LG1, Vvil1.0, whole genome shotgun sequence genome includes a region encoding these proteins:
- the LOC131660172 gene encoding uncharacterized protein LOC131660172, which produces MDGGVMTSQKDIANEVLDYYGNLMGKDSDSLHHIDIEARRRDDMVDAVMEFFDQGRLYRAFSQIMVTLIPSTDVAKYAKDHRPIARCTTFYKIISKILTSGIGKILPSIISLSQFAFVPGQINHNHIMLAYKLLKSYTRKGGTPRCMM; this is translated from the exons ATGGATGGTGGTGTTATGACATCTCAGAAGGACATTGCTAATGAGGTCCTTGACTATTATGGCAACCTTATGGGGAAAGATAGTGATAGTCTTCACCATATTGATATTGAGGCACGCAGAAGAG ATGACATGGTTGATGCTGTAATGGAATTCTTTGATCAGGGAAGACTGTACAGAGCTTTTAGTCAAATTATGGTAACCTTGATTCCCAGTACTGATGTTGCCAAGTATGCGAAGGACCATAGGCCTATTGCAAGATGCACCACTTTCTACAAAATCATTTCAAAGATCCTAACTTCCGGGATAGGGAAAATTCTTCCTAGTATCATCAGTCTTTCTCAATTTGCATTTGTACCTGGACAGATTAACCATAATCACATCATGCTGGCATATAAGCTCCTTAAAAGTTATACTAGGAAAGGAGGGACACCAAGGTGCATGATGTAG